One Rhodothermaceae bacterium genomic window carries:
- a CDS encoding 3-hydroxyacyl-CoA dehydrogenase/enoyl-CoA hydratase family protein, which translates to MERNSTRLPFRTAAVIGAGTMGAQIAAHLANAGVQVLLLDLAAEGSDPRALVKKRLKGASKLKPSPFFTKATSRCIRCGTIEHDLGKISGVEWVIEAVVERLDIKQDLLKKIEAHTGQDNIVSTNTSGIPIRALVQGRSLEFRQRFLGTHFFNPPRYLSLLEIIPHADTTPQVLDKIAWYSRVHLGKNVVQANDVPYFIANRIGIYGMMGAIDQFVTGGYTIEEIDTLTGPLAGRPKSATFRTADLVGLDVMQLVCANLYESVPQDESRERFSVPPVLKELVSQGALGAKTKAGFYRKEGRTIRSLNLASRQYEDPSELDLGDLRKIKSAGPLHHRLSALFEDEGRAGAFFRSTMLDLMAYAARRIGEVTDSPARVDQAICSGFGWEMGPFETWDAIGFDTVRKAMTKEELVLPEWVLDMPSDASFYTDRGVYIPAQKEYEVQKVSAAERSLASIKLDSGGDLWSNEESGLVDLGDGVALFEFRSKACTLGGKVIGGMLEAIDRVENSPDLCGLVIGNEGNHFSVGANLAELAGALQSGKFGEIAQYIAHFQSAMQQVHYARKPVVVAAHQRALGGGCELIMSSANPVAAAETYAGLVELGVGLIPAGTGSMRLAAKASRENHGYDSNLLLDVMRYFEAVAKATVSTSAEEARDLGFLPDHACIVMNSARRFHAAKHEVLRLSAQGYRPPAPQTIRVLGRPGAAALNTAVYQLHQGRFISDYDLHLAKQLAYVFTGGDLSGAEEVSESYLLDLEREVFLGLLGQPKTQERIAGLLKHNRPVRN; encoded by the coding sequence ATGGAAAGAAATTCTACGCGTCTGCCGTTTAGGACAGCGGCGGTAATTGGTGCGGGTACCATGGGAGCTCAAATCGCAGCTCATCTAGCCAATGCTGGCGTCCAAGTGCTGCTTTTAGATCTAGCTGCAGAAGGCTCTGATCCGCGCGCACTGGTCAAAAAACGTCTGAAAGGTGCGTCAAAATTGAAACCGAGTCCGTTTTTCACAAAGGCCACCAGCCGATGTATTCGTTGTGGAACGATTGAGCATGACCTAGGGAAAATTTCGGGGGTCGAATGGGTGATTGAAGCCGTGGTGGAGCGCTTGGACATCAAACAGGACCTACTGAAAAAGATTGAGGCGCATACAGGCCAAGACAATATCGTATCCACTAACACTAGCGGCATCCCGATACGTGCGCTTGTTCAGGGGCGTAGCCTGGAATTTCGGCAACGTTTTCTGGGCACACATTTCTTTAATCCGCCACGGTACCTTAGCCTCCTTGAAATAATCCCCCATGCTGATACAACCCCCCAGGTATTGGACAAGATTGCATGGTATTCCCGTGTCCACCTGGGCAAGAACGTTGTACAGGCCAATGATGTCCCCTACTTCATTGCCAATCGAATTGGGATTTACGGCATGATGGGAGCGATCGACCAATTTGTCACCGGGGGCTACACGATTGAAGAAATTGATACTTTGACAGGACCACTGGCCGGTCGCCCAAAATCAGCCACATTTAGGACGGCTGATCTGGTTGGGCTGGATGTGATGCAGCTTGTGTGCGCGAACCTTTATGAGAGCGTTCCTCAGGACGAAAGTAGAGAGCGTTTTAGCGTGCCGCCCGTACTGAAAGAATTGGTAAGTCAAGGAGCACTGGGAGCAAAGACCAAAGCGGGGTTTTACCGGAAGGAAGGCCGCACAATTCGGTCACTCAATCTCGCCTCGAGGCAATATGAAGACCCTTCGGAACTGGATCTCGGAGATCTACGCAAAATCAAATCGGCGGGGCCGCTCCATCATCGTCTCTCGGCATTGTTCGAAGATGAAGGACGGGCGGGAGCTTTCTTTCGCTCCACGATGCTTGATCTCATGGCGTACGCTGCAAGGAGAATCGGTGAGGTGACCGACAGCCCGGCACGTGTTGATCAAGCGATCTGTTCAGGGTTTGGCTGGGAGATGGGGCCCTTTGAAACATGGGATGCGATTGGGTTTGACACCGTGAGGAAGGCTATGACCAAGGAGGAGCTTGTGCTGCCTGAGTGGGTGCTGGACATGCCAAGCGATGCGTCTTTCTATACTGACCGCGGGGTTTACATCCCGGCCCAAAAAGAATATGAAGTTCAAAAGGTATCCGCTGCAGAGCGTTCCCTAGCATCCATCAAGCTGGATTCAGGCGGAGACCTGTGGTCGAACGAGGAGTCAGGACTAGTTGATCTGGGAGACGGGGTTGCGTTATTTGAATTCCGCTCCAAGGCCTGCACGCTGGGAGGCAAGGTGATTGGCGGCATGCTGGAGGCGATTGACCGGGTTGAAAACAGTCCAGATTTGTGTGGATTGGTGATTGGAAACGAGGGGAATCACTTTTCTGTGGGAGCCAACTTGGCAGAATTGGCCGGAGCGCTGCAGTCCGGCAAGTTTGGGGAGATTGCCCAGTATATTGCCCATTTCCAATCGGCAATGCAGCAGGTACACTATGCGCGCAAACCCGTGGTGGTGGCTGCCCATCAGCGAGCACTTGGCGGAGGATGCGAGCTCATCATGTCTTCCGCGAACCCCGTTGCCGCTGCAGAAACGTATGCCGGTCTTGTGGAGTTGGGGGTTGGTCTGATTCCAGCGGGTACAGGAAGTATGCGACTTGCAGCGAAAGCCAGCAGAGAGAATCATGGATATGACAGTAACTTGCTGCTTGATGTGATGCGGTACTTTGAGGCGGTTGCCAAGGCAACGGTTTCCACCAGCGCAGAAGAAGCGCGTGATTTGGGCTTCCTTCCTGATCATGCATGTATTGTGATGAATAGCGCGAGACGTTTTCACGCGGCAAAACATGAGGTCCTGCGGCTTTCTGCTCAAGGTTATCGTCCTCCGGCGCCCCAAACTATTCGTGTACTCGGACGTCCTGGAGCAGCGGCATTAAATACGGCGGTTTACCAGTTACATCAGGGCAGATTCATTAGCGATTATGATCTGCATCTGGCAAAGCAACTGGCGTATGTATTTACAGGCGGGGATTTAAGCGGCGCAGAGGAAGTATCCGAGTCCTATCTATTAGACCTAGAGCGGGAAGTGTTTCTCGGTCTTCTGGGACAACCAAAGACACAGGAGCGTATTGCAGGTTTATTGAAACATAATCGGCCGGTCCGCAACTGA
- a CDS encoding DUF4097 domain-containing protein, whose translation MNRSFAYTKTLGFAVAAILILAAFKSIPTARDVIKKEYKVNPGGELTLDLDRGNVEIEATGGNSVKIELERRARAESSEEAERILQSAHRYEFDKDGDDVSIQSRVEEERRQMRWRKGSAIKIRLTVRVPEKYDVDFKSGAGNITITSVTGEITGRTGAGNIILEDIEGEVDVKSGAGNVEISGNLEEADVVTGAGNLSIYAQVDALHAVAGTGNVTVEMLGQPRGESKLRTGAGNVSLSLPEDVQAEVRGTASLGTVTCEFPIEVSKKLLSHSFSGELNGGGDASIVMAAGVGNVSLRRH comes from the coding sequence ATGAACCGTTCCTTTGCCTACACGAAGACTCTCGGTTTTGCCGTCGCAGCCATTTTGATATTGGCAGCATTCAAGTCGATCCCCACTGCACGGGATGTGATCAAGAAAGAATACAAGGTAAATCCGGGAGGTGAACTTACCCTGGATTTGGACAGGGGTAACGTGGAAATTGAGGCCACCGGTGGCAATTCTGTGAAGATTGAACTTGAGCGCCGGGCGCGGGCAGAAAGTTCAGAAGAGGCCGAGAGGATTCTCCAGTCGGCTCACCGCTACGAATTTGATAAGGATGGAGACGATGTCAGTATTCAGTCGAGAGTGGAAGAGGAGCGCAGGCAAATGCGATGGCGCAAGGGTTCGGCTATTAAAATTCGACTGACCGTACGCGTACCCGAAAAATACGATGTTGACTTCAAATCAGGTGCCGGTAATATCACCATTACGTCAGTCACCGGAGAAATAACAGGACGTACGGGAGCAGGCAATATCATACTGGAGGATATTGAAGGTGAGGTAGATGTAAAATCTGGAGCTGGAAATGTTGAGATCTCTGGGAATTTGGAGGAGGCAGATGTCGTGACAGGAGCCGGGAATCTATCCATTTATGCTCAAGTTGATGCATTGCATGCGGTAGCAGGTACGGGGAATGTAACCGTGGAAATGCTGGGACAACCCCGAGGAGAAAGTAAACTGCGCACAGGTGCCGGCAATGTATCGCTCTCGCTGCCTGAAGATGTTCAAGCCGAGGTACGCGGGACTGCAAGTCTGGGGACGGTGACCTGTGAGTTTCCGATTGAGGTCTCCAAGAAGCTCCTATCCCACTCTTTTTCCGGTGAACTCAATGGGGGCGGCGATGCGTCAATCGTCATGGCTGCCGGTGTCGGGAATGTGTCCCTGCGCCGACATTAA
- a CDS encoding OsmC family protein, with amino-acid sequence MAKVTLKRLDDRFHFLATNSNGNSLHFDTGPEEGGSGQGVGPMQAVAMALGGCSGIDIVIILNKQRQDLQRFDTIITYDRAEQETPSLFTKLHVHYEFEGELDPDKVRRAVDLSVNKYCSVAKILEKTAPITVSWSINGQHYSLETAN; translated from the coding sequence ATGGCCAAGGTTACTCTCAAGCGCTTAGACGACAGGTTTCACTTCCTTGCTACGAACAGTAACGGAAATTCGTTGCATTTTGATACCGGTCCCGAAGAAGGGGGCAGTGGTCAGGGGGTCGGACCGATGCAGGCGGTTGCGATGGCTCTTGGCGGGTGTAGTGGAATTGATATCGTTATCATCCTCAATAAGCAGCGCCAGGACTTACAGAGATTTGATACAATCATCACTTATGATCGTGCAGAACAGGAAACCCCTTCCTTGTTTACGAAGCTGCATGTTCATTATGAATTTGAGGGGGAGTTGGATCCAGACAAGGTTCGACGCGCCGTGGATCTGAGTGTCAACAAGTATTGCTCTGTGGCAAAGATTCTGGAAAAGACCGCCCCCATCACCGTGAGTTGGTCAATCAATGGTCAACACTATTCCTTAGAAACCGCAAACTAA
- a CDS encoding OsmC family peroxiredoxin yields MSVNHANASWEGDLKSGSGQIKTDRGSLDTPFTFGSRFEGAPGIGPEDLVAAAISGCFSMALSNELDGRGNTANRVDTRATVTLGPDPAGGFHISGIDLVVRANVPGIDDAAFQDAAEATRTGCPIAKLYAGTTINLDAALES; encoded by the coding sequence ATGAGCGTAAATCATGCGAATGCCTCCTGGGAAGGAGATTTAAAATCCGGTAGCGGACAGATCAAAACCGACCGGGGATCCCTTGATACCCCTTTCACATTTGGCTCCCGCTTTGAGGGAGCTCCTGGAATCGGTCCAGAAGACCTAGTGGCGGCAGCCATTTCAGGATGTTTTTCGATGGCCCTCTCGAATGAGCTCGACGGCCGTGGCAACACTGCAAACCGCGTTGACACCCGCGCAACCGTTACCCTTGGGCCAGACCCAGCGGGCGGCTTTCATATTTCAGGTATTGATCTCGTGGTCCGCGCAAATGTGCCTGGCATTGATGATGCTGCATTCCAGGATGCCGCAGAAGCGACTCGGACCGGTTGCCCGATCGCAAAGCTCTATGCGGGTACGACGATCAATCTGGACGCAGCACTTGAGTCCTGA
- a CDS encoding DUF3459 domain-containing protein — MEPMRIYVSFLFLISLALPLQAQTVISDPPSWADEAIWYQIFVERFRNGDPTNDPTPGDIRGFWFDTQPKNWAPTPWTHDWYKLDDWAIENDKDFYTAAQWRRYGGDLQGVLEKLDYLKELGVNALYFNPINDAPSLHKFDARHYRHVDRNFGPDPVGDREIADSEDPLDPDTWQWTAADSLFLELIQEVHARDMRIILDFSWNHTGVRFWAWEDILENQQESPFADWYDINQFDDPATPDTNEFSYDGWVGVKSLPELAKVDVPEDHTHGAHEGNLHPGPKAHIYNVTRRWLDPNGDGDPEDGLDGFRLDVAEMVPLGFWRDYREFVRSINPEAYLVGEVWWDSWPHRMADPVPWVQGDVFDAVMNYRWYMPTRSFFAQAPPNLSASEYVAHLDSVMAGIPQRFWNAMMNLAASHDTPRISTSIYNLNLYKYNQHPRGSSDFKVDRPDARTRAIQELILVQQFTWPGAPHIWNGDEMGMWGGDDPDVRKPLLWPDYNFEDERTHPLGLERRPDVVLADHQLTGLYRELIALRKANQRLFIDGATKWLTVDDERRVLVYERRLGDQHALVVFNASDETHQIDIPQGSYRQVYPSGSADVGTPLTVPPLSARVYLSM, encoded by the coding sequence ATGGAACCGATGCGTATCTACGTTAGCTTTTTGTTTCTGATTAGTCTGGCCTTGCCGCTGCAGGCCCAAACTGTGATCAGTGATCCTCCGTCCTGGGCGGATGAGGCGATCTGGTATCAAATTTTTGTTGAGCGATTCCGCAATGGAGATCCCACGAATGACCCAACACCGGGCGATATACGCGGATTCTGGTTTGACACACAGCCGAAAAATTGGGCCCCAACTCCCTGGACCCATGACTGGTACAAACTGGACGACTGGGCCATTGAGAATGACAAGGACTTCTATACCGCCGCGCAGTGGCGGCGCTATGGCGGGGACTTGCAGGGAGTCCTGGAGAAGCTGGATTATCTCAAGGAGTTGGGAGTCAATGCACTTTACTTCAATCCAATCAATGACGCCCCCTCCCTGCATAAGTTTGATGCCCGCCACTACCGCCATGTAGACCGAAATTTTGGCCCCGACCCGGTCGGTGACCGTGAGATTGCAGATTCAGAGGATCCCCTGGATCCAGATACATGGCAGTGGACCGCTGCGGACAGCCTCTTTCTGGAACTGATTCAAGAGGTGCACGCCAGAGACATGCGGATCATCCTGGATTTCTCCTGGAACCATACAGGTGTGCGGTTCTGGGCATGGGAAGATATCTTGGAGAATCAGCAGGAATCTCCGTTTGCAGACTGGTATGATATCAACCAGTTTGACGATCCGGCAACACCGGACACAAATGAATTCTCCTATGACGGCTGGGTGGGAGTAAAATCATTACCTGAATTGGCAAAAGTAGACGTTCCTGAGGATCATACGCATGGGGCTCATGAGGGCAATCTCCACCCGGGCCCCAAAGCACATATCTATAATGTTACTCGGCGATGGCTTGACCCAAATGGCGACGGGGACCCAGAGGATGGGCTGGATGGATTCAGGTTGGATGTCGCAGAGATGGTTCCCCTCGGATTCTGGCGAGACTATCGTGAGTTCGTTCGGAGCATCAACCCGGAAGCCTATCTCGTTGGGGAGGTCTGGTGGGATTCATGGCCGCACCGAATGGCGGACCCGGTTCCCTGGGTTCAGGGAGATGTGTTTGATGCCGTGATGAATTATCGCTGGTACATGCCTACACGGAGCTTTTTTGCACAGGCTCCCCCAAATCTGAGTGCATCTGAGTATGTCGCGCATCTTGACTCCGTTATGGCAGGGATTCCCCAGCGTTTCTGGAATGCCATGATGAATCTCGCGGCCAGCCACGATACACCCCGAATCAGTACCAGCATCTACAATCTAAATCTCTACAAATACAATCAACACCCTAGGGGAAGCTCTGATTTCAAGGTGGATCGCCCCGACGCAAGGACGCGAGCGATCCAGGAGTTGATACTCGTGCAGCAGTTCACCTGGCCCGGGGCTCCCCATATCTGGAACGGGGACGAGATGGGGATGTGGGGTGGCGATGATCCAGATGTTCGAAAACCACTCCTCTGGCCCGATTATAACTTTGAGGATGAGCGCACACACCCGTTGGGACTTGAAAGACGGCCAGATGTAGTCTTGGCGGACCACCAGTTGACCGGCCTCTACCGGGAACTGATTGCACTCCGTAAGGCAAACCAGCGACTGTTTATTGACGGAGCAACCAAGTGGCTCACCGTGGATGATGAGCGCCGGGTGCTTGTCTATGAGCGGCGTTTAGGTGATCAGCACGCGCTGGTCGTTTTCAATGCTTCAGACGAAACGCACCAGATAGACATACCTCAAGGCAGCTACCGACAAGTCTACCCGTCCGGTTCAGCAGATGTAGGAACTCCCTTAACCGTTCCTCCACTTTCTGCCCGTGTATACCTGTCAATGTAA
- a CDS encoding cupin domain-containing protein: MDKQATLHRWDDMPVEEVKAGLGRRIITGERMMITHVYLDKDSVVPWHSHDNEQLTYVLSGALKFWLGDNGEQEVIVHEGEVLVIPSHLPHKAVALQDTLDVDVFCPPRQDWLDGTDAYLR; the protein is encoded by the coding sequence ATGGACAAACAGGCAACGCTTCACCGATGGGACGACATGCCAGTTGAAGAGGTCAAGGCCGGCCTTGGACGGCGTATCATTACCGGTGAGCGAATGATGATTACGCATGTCTACCTTGATAAGGATAGTGTAGTACCATGGCATTCGCACGACAATGAGCAGCTGACATACGTTCTTAGTGGCGCCCTGAAATTTTGGCTTGGAGACAATGGAGAACAGGAGGTCATTGTACACGAAGGGGAGGTACTGGTCATCCCTTCCCATCTCCCTCACAAAGCTGTCGCGCTGCAGGACACACTCGATGTGGACGTGTTCTGCCCTCCCCGACAAGATTGGTTAGATGGAACCGATGCGTATCTACGTTAG
- a CDS encoding amidohydrolase translates to MKLISLKYCALLLSAFILFGCSRQESARLVLTNGKIVTVDPSLPEVEALAVSGDTIMAVGTSEEIAAYIGGETRVIDLEGKLAIPGFIEGHGHFLGIGEAKMILDLTTTSSWEDIVAMVEAAALDAEPGEWITGRGWHQEKWDSIPAGTVEGVPTHHSLSEVSPENPVLLRHASGHAAFANRAAMDAAGISPETPNPAGGELVRDVRGELTGLLRETAAYLVAAALEKSREGMSTTELDQERRTMARLAAEEALTHGITSFHDAGVGFGTVDFFRELADEGNLPVRLYVMIRSNSTNLADQLASYRMIGYGNNHLTVRSVKRSIDGALGSHGAWLLEPYTDMPGSRGLETVAVEEIRATAEIAKAHDFQVNIHAIGDRANRVVLDIYESFYGTGDEDLRWRIEHSQHLHPDDIPRFGSLGVIPAMQGVHAISDAPWVYRRLGEERAASGAYRWQTLWQTGAVVTNGTDAPVESIDPLASYHATVTRRLADGSVFYPEERLSREQALQSYTLNNAYAAFEEDIKGSLVPGKLADITVLSQDILTIPDEEILSTEVLYTIVGGNILYQRDP, encoded by the coding sequence ATGAAGCTCATTTCCTTGAAATACTGTGCACTCTTACTGTCTGCCTTTATACTGTTTGGCTGTTCTAGGCAGGAGTCTGCGCGACTCGTATTGACCAATGGCAAGATCGTGACGGTTGATCCATCTCTACCTGAAGTAGAAGCCCTGGCCGTAAGCGGCGATACGATCATGGCGGTTGGCACCTCCGAAGAAATTGCAGCATATATCGGAGGGGAAACCCGGGTCATTGATTTAGAGGGTAAACTGGCCATCCCCGGTTTTATCGAAGGGCACGGTCATTTCCTGGGTATCGGAGAAGCCAAGATGATTCTTGATCTTACGACAACATCGAGTTGGGAAGATATTGTCGCCATGGTTGAGGCCGCTGCCCTTGACGCTGAACCTGGCGAATGGATCACCGGTCGCGGATGGCATCAGGAAAAATGGGATTCCATTCCAGCAGGGACAGTCGAAGGAGTTCCCACCCACCATAGTCTCAGCGAGGTATCTCCTGAGAACCCAGTTCTGCTGCGCCATGCCAGTGGTCATGCCGCATTCGCGAATAGAGCTGCAATGGATGCGGCGGGGATCAGTCCCGAAACTCCCAATCCTGCGGGAGGAGAGCTCGTGCGCGATGTACGTGGAGAACTGACGGGACTCCTGCGAGAGACTGCCGCATATCTCGTGGCAGCTGCACTGGAAAAATCAAGAGAAGGCATGAGCACCACTGAACTGGATCAGGAGCGGCGCACAATGGCACGCCTGGCCGCTGAAGAAGCCCTGACCCATGGGATCACCTCGTTCCACGATGCCGGTGTGGGATTCGGTACTGTGGACTTCTTTCGCGAGTTGGCAGATGAGGGTAACCTTCCGGTCCGGCTCTATGTGATGATTCGCTCAAACAGCACAAATCTGGCTGATCAACTTGCATCCTACCGGATGATCGGATATGGGAACAACCACCTGACGGTACGCAGTGTAAAGCGTTCAATTGATGGCGCTCTGGGCTCTCACGGAGCCTGGCTGCTTGAGCCCTATACAGATATGCCTGGGTCAAGAGGACTTGAAACGGTCGCCGTAGAAGAAATCCGGGCAACAGCAGAAATCGCAAAAGCCCACGACTTTCAAGTGAATATTCATGCGATCGGAGATCGTGCCAATCGTGTGGTTCTTGACATCTACGAATCGTTCTATGGTACGGGGGATGAGGATTTACGCTGGCGAATTGAGCATTCTCAACATCTCCACCCAGATGATATTCCTCGGTTCGGTAGCCTGGGCGTCATTCCAGCGATGCAAGGGGTCCATGCCATCAGCGATGCTCCGTGGGTCTATCGCCGTCTGGGCGAAGAGAGGGCCGCAAGCGGTGCATATCGCTGGCAAACATTATGGCAGACAGGTGCAGTCGTAACCAACGGGACCGACGCGCCCGTAGAGTCGATTGATCCTCTTGCAAGCTATCACGCAACCGTGACCCGCAGGTTGGCTGATGGCTCTGTCTTTTATCCTGAGGAGCGACTCTCCAGGGAACAGGCACTACAGTCGTACACACTCAATAATGCCTATGCTGCCTTTGAAGAGGATATAAAAGGATCGCTTGTTCCCGGTAAACTGGCCGATATTACCGTACTTTCACAGGATATTCTGACGATCCCTGACGAAGAGATTCTCTCTACGGAGGTACTCTACACCATCGTCGGTGGAAACATCCTGTACCAAAGGGACCCATAA
- a CDS encoding TonB-dependent receptor plug domain-containing protein, with protein MRKTITRFLVLFTLIYPVVLSAQDNADTLSVVDMEELIITADRYESIRSQSTGAISVLKSTTISQLAGVQNLGGTLQHMPGFAILQLDGIGYDVQPIVRGFYGGGEAEYVLLMVDGQPINALETGLVNWDQIPLAAIESIEILRGGASSLYGDAAIGGVINIVTDSEAPSSYEMALAGGSFGTYNASGSARVSFGARKLSAYGNYESTEGYREHANRTLGGLGLGFDLIRSDRALVTLSGSMHQRSYDIPGPLTSDQIAQDRLQQSPFFQFDNNDESTKRLALQGRINLGDQSELRGSLVGNRRTLEGARTLPLSAEFADVKWREFDVSRLFMSAQWVSPQLFAHDRLTIGTDLQNGQLDVAWYDMVFGTVEAFDGFDGARGNLSTKGDGSRSALATYAQYDIEPTSWLRLSAGARYDRIRDTYSPEGGTEQDAVHTALSPKVGVNARYVASARHVGNWYANVARSFKTATLDQLFGQRLIPIFAIFISNSELKPQRGVSLETGFYHRAVLIPGNLNGELSLSIYQMDMEDELEVNLNTFQYENIASSRHRGIEMGLQLERPNLALFRFNYTLQNVTYLSGENRGNFVKAIPRDYVSAAISVPVLDRLQAMATVRSTRRTWLDDKNSIRLENFSSVDFKVTYTLDWIALEFETMNLLNNSFSTTGFISGEEESETIFMYPAAGRAMQAGIRVQW; from the coding sequence ATGAGAAAGACGATAACGCGATTTCTAGTACTGTTTACGCTGATATATCCGGTAGTCCTCTCGGCTCAGGATAATGCTGATACCTTGAGCGTCGTGGATATGGAAGAACTGATTATTACCGCAGATCGGTACGAGTCCATACGCTCCCAGTCTACAGGAGCCATCAGTGTGCTGAAAAGCACAACAATTTCACAGTTGGCTGGGGTTCAAAACCTGGGGGGAACACTACAGCATATGCCCGGCTTTGCGATACTGCAGTTGGATGGAATTGGATATGATGTCCAACCAATTGTGCGGGGATTCTATGGCGGAGGAGAGGCCGAGTACGTGCTGTTAATGGTAGATGGACAGCCCATCAATGCTCTGGAAACCGGGCTTGTGAACTGGGATCAGATCCCTCTGGCTGCAATCGAATCCATTGAAATTTTGCGTGGCGGAGCCTCATCCCTCTACGGCGATGCTGCCATCGGGGGAGTCATTAATATTGTGACCGACTCCGAGGCTCCCTCCAGCTACGAAATGGCCTTGGCTGGGGGCTCCTTTGGCACCTACAATGCAAGTGGATCCGCACGGGTGTCATTTGGTGCCAGAAAGCTTTCCGCTTATGGGAATTACGAATCAACCGAAGGATACCGGGAACATGCCAATCGTACTTTGGGAGGCTTGGGCCTCGGGTTTGACCTGATACGATCTGATCGTGCCCTCGTCACGTTATCAGGGTCAATGCATCAGCGGAGCTATGACATTCCCGGTCCACTAACCAGCGACCAGATTGCCCAAGATCGTCTGCAGCAATCTCCATTCTTTCAATTTGATAACAATGATGAGAGTACTAAGCGACTGGCGCTGCAAGGTCGAATCAATCTGGGTGACCAGTCCGAGTTGCGTGGCTCTCTGGTTGGCAACAGGCGCACCCTGGAAGGTGCGCGGACCTTACCCCTGAGTGCGGAATTCGCAGATGTAAAGTGGAGAGAATTTGATGTCTCCCGCTTATTCATGAGCGCACAATGGGTGTCTCCACAACTGTTTGCACACGACCGCTTGACCATTGGCACAGATCTGCAAAATGGGCAATTGGACGTAGCATGGTATGATATGGTATTCGGTACAGTTGAGGCCTTTGACGGATTTGATGGAGCGAGAGGAAATCTTTCAACCAAGGGGGATGGCTCCCGTTCGGCGTTAGCTACATACGCACAATATGACATTGAGCCCACATCCTGGTTGCGGCTGTCGGCGGGTGCCCGCTATGATCGCATTCGCGATACCTACTCACCTGAAGGAGGGACAGAGCAGGATGCAGTCCATACTGCGTTAAGTCCCAAGGTGGGGGTGAATGCTCGCTATGTAGCCAGTGCCCGGCACGTAGGGAACTGGTATGCCAACGTAGCACGATCATTTAAGACAGCAACGCTGGATCAACTCTTTGGTCAGAGATTAATCCCAATATTCGCCATATTCATTTCTAACTCAGAACTGAAGCCTCAAAGGGGTGTCAGCCTTGAAACCGGATTTTACCACCGAGCAGTGTTGATCCCCGGAAACTTGAATGGTGAGCTATCACTCAGCATCTATCAGATGGACATGGAGGACGAGTTGGAGGTGAATCTAAATACCTTCCAGTACGAAAACATTGCCAGTAGCCGTCACAGAGGAATTGAGATGGGGCTCCAACTGGAAAGGCCAAATCTTGCACTATTTCGTTTCAACTATACGCTCCAAAACGTGACATACCTTTCCGGAGAGAATAGGGGAAATTTTGTCAAGGCGATCCCGCGTGATTATGTATCCGCCGCGATCAGTGTTCCTGTTCTTGATCGACTCCAGGCTATGGCAACGGTGCGCAGTACGCGCCGCACATGGCTGGATGATAAAAATTCCATCAGATTGGAGAACTTCTCTTCCGTGGACTTTAAAGTGACCTATACCTTAGACTGGATCGCACTGGAGTTCGAAACAATGAACCTGCTGAACAACTCCTTCAGCACAACGGGATTTATATCAGGCGAGGAAGAGTCCGAGACGATCTTCATGTACCCTGCCGCCGGAAGGGCTATGCAGGCAGGGATCCGGGTTCAGTGGTAG